AAAAGCACCAGGGTAAGGTACAGTCAATTTATTAGACTGGCTGTCAttaaaacaagagagaaatacaTACTGATTTGTATGGATGGGTCAATTAATTCCATTAAAATTCCAGTATTGTTGTAATGACTTCCTCCACAACATagaagggatagttcagatttttttacatgaagttgtatgacatcctgtgcattcatgtgtatgggaCGAAGACGATCGCATCTACTTCCACGAcggccgcggccatcttgtttacgtatgtgttccacagcggaaaaAGATGCGAGTGCctttgtcacattcacatgaacgcacaggcgacagtgcacagggatacggcgggagacagatgtaacgctgagcgttttgtgaggtgtgagtttttgagaaggcatttttgtgatgcagatgttttaatcttttgaacgcatattgtttttagaagccaaactctttacctaattgtccccagcaactaagcggaactatgttcctcatcagaGAAATCTGACTGGAATTGGACTTAGGAGACTGAGTGGGGGGTaggtcgctgttattggactacaatgctgatggggatgtcatacaacttcatgtcaaaaaatctgaactatccctttaatgtggTGCTCTGAAACGATCATCTGGTCAAACACGCATTCATTTAGCTCCTGTTTCCTAAAACAGGTTGATTCAGTTCACTCCTCCCACCCAGGTGTGTAACTTGTTTGTATTACCTCGTAAATAGCTTCAAAACGAGTGCTTTTGTAGTTCAGCATGTCGGCAGCTGGTGTATTGTACAGTAGTAGAACCAGCTTGGATGTAcgctcactggccacaacattaggtacacttctCACAGGTTTTGCGGTAGTGATGGCAAAGTGACATCAAGAGGACTTTCATGCTTGTTTGTGTATTGGCTGCcatagtgtacctaatgaagtgaagGGATGATAACATTACCGTCTGCCTGTAAACATTGTGTTCGTCCTCCCAGGTGTGCATGTTGTGTTCCGTGGGTTATCATCTATTCTCATGCCACCGTTCAGAGAAGACGAGTCGTCGCTGGTTGGCGTTGGACTACGCAGGCATTTCTGTTGGCATCTTGGGATGTTATGTGCCTGGCATCTTTTACGCCTTCTACTGCAACGCTGTAAGAGTTTTTGCCAAGAACTCCTGGAGCTGTCCCGGAACTCTGCTatctaattttctttttttgtcagttttggCGGCAGGTCTACCTCATGACGGTGCTGTCCTTGATCCTGGCTGTCTTCTGCACCCAGGTTCACCCACGCTACCTTAGCAACGACTGGCGGTGGATCAGGGTGGCCATCTTCTGCTGCATGGCTGGTATCAGTGTGGTTCCGGCGGGCCACTGGGTGTGGCTCAACGGGGGGTTTACCTGTTATATTGTTCAGGTCAGCAAATGATGACGAGTTCTTCACTCTTAATAAACTCTAGATAGACAAGACGTTTCTTTCAGTGGAATGCGCTACCAGTGTGTGGCAATATCCATACACTTGGACTTGTCTACCCTCTCTATCTACAAATGTTTGGCTTAGcaaacacataaaaataataactaagACGTTACAGATCTGTAATGCAAAAGTGCTCAGACTTTGCATTTTGTCGTGTGTACAGCGCTTCCTGCCTCGAATGATTGTGATGTACCTGATTGCTGGATCTGCCTTCATATTCTACGTTACCAAGATCCCTGAGCGCTATTTCCCTGGTGAGTCTGCGTTGTGTCTCACATTTTCTGGCACCGAGCATCCGCTACTCACCAGCTGATGCACTAAACAAGAGGCCACGATCAGCTCAAGTCAGTCTATGCTTAGCAAAAATACACAgcacagttgtcccttgtttgtCGCGgccaattggttccagacacgaccacgACCACCATTCAAtagtaataaatggaatatttttgtagtaatgGTGTAGATATAcgattttgaacattattagagcacccatatagtcacctttccatttgatagatataatcagagaaaataaaacatattagataaataagataacagactcacgtTAGCaggtccttgtttttttctggacagcgtacttcctgcggtggctattgtatCATCGAAGGCTGTTGtgtcaaagtaggattcaatagcaataaatggaatatttttgtagttagagcataaaaaaacatgtttatgactttctaaatacggtatATTTTACcgttattagagtcctgtagacatataataacacccctatagtcacctgtacactcctgttattctttgtttaaccacattgtgcaactgtaAGACGAGACGGCCACCGCTCCTAGCAAATACagtagcaagctactgagctaactagttagtctcCGATTGattcattctaaacttaagaaagtgtttcaacatgagaggggaagaaggacaaaatttttttcactctatcaagtCGTACATGCCATTGCTGACTACATGCActtttaaggtaatgtaatctaaggtgatggctcatcagtgtaacattactgacgcctagtgaccagagtaatacatataacttgtctttcaatatcttttgactaataatagaccatagtcaaccacgaaacagtgatcatatatcaattaattttaaaaaaatgcattcgaCTGAGGGAGGGTtgttcaaaccgcaatgtagcgagggacgtctGTATATAGGCCACACTTGTCTAAAGTCCCAAgtgtccatgttgtaacatgggatatttacataAAAAGAGACACTATAAACCtggcaatcctacctacactcgaTGTTCAGTGTCACTTGTTAGCTCCGATGAGTGAGACATGAgatgtgctttttttcatcccaagcagtccaagcagaagctgtactaattctacacttgatcaaacttacttaagatttgccaGATCAAAACAGAATCACTGCATAAGGCTTCAAAACGTGATGAGCGTCTACTTCACCACTTCAATTTCTGAGCATTTTGGGAACTgaagttcttttagccataaattagatGCATCATTGTTAAAGCCGCCGGGTTCAAAGCGGGCAGAAAAAATTAGCAGCTTCCTTCGCTCTGACCGTGTCTTTTGTCAATGAATGCATGTTCTCACTGGGCACACAtgtaaatgacacattttaccACTGTAGCCGAAGCCtcggtgcaaaaaaaaaaaaaccactttGTCAACAGTGTTTCCATTTTGTTCTTGTCCTTACCTCTCCTAGGCCAGATGAACTACCTTGGTGCCAGTCACCAGGTGTGGCACGTTCTGGTGGTTGTGATGTTCTACTGGTGGCATCAAACCGCAGTGGACATCATGCAATTCAGGCACAGCCAGCCCTGCCCCACACGGACAAAATGACAAGGAACAAACAACGTATCAATGCACTTGCACAACTAAATTCCCTACTTAGGTTTATAGTAGAAGCCTAAATAGTTGGTGAATACTTACTAACAGGCAAGTTCACCTTGAGCCTGTATGTCAGTATCTGCAATTGCCAGTATGCAGTACAGTAAATCAATGCATGAAGATATTCATTTATGTATAGAAACatagttttttgtgtgttttttgctggTAATCATCTCATGGCCACTTCAGAAGGACGATTGAAGAAAatatctgtggcattgtgaactgcacgGATCCCACTGCTGCCTCAAGTGTTCACGAGCATGAGGTGCATGCGTTGGGTGGAAATCACTGCCACATTATTTCTTAATACGACTTGATTTGTGATCTTTTTTGTGCAACATGACTATGAAGGATGTGCCGAATGTCAACAGAGTATTATGCAATCAACTACATTGCTGGAATAATTGCATTTAAGGCTGAACTGTATCACAAAAACAATTACCAATCATTATCATTTGTGTTCCTTTAGAAGATTATTATTCCATTCTCTATCTTTGATGTATCCATTGGCGGTTGTACAGCTAGCAAAGCACTATAACGAGAACATTTACGCTACTAAATGAAATTGACCGTCAACAAACATTAAACCGACAACCTGTTTAATTTACTTGAAATGgtttcatataaaaatatatactattTTGCATGGTATAGATatctatttttgtatatttgtgtCGGAATGGTTGCATGTTAGTTGGCACTCCTGTTGCACAGGACAAATACAGGCCAGCTTTGTACTGAAAACAAATAATCATCTGTATAATGTGTGAATAAGGCCAGTGTGGAGTGGTGCAGGTTGCTTGAAGGgcttttattgttcatattttgcctcagtttttgttcgCCTTCATTTGCCTTATGCTGAACTGGAACACAAAATTTTTGATTTTTGCACCACAAGGCCACTAcaattgtgttttaaaaaaaattcaatttccAATGCATGACAGCTAGGCTAAGAACAGTATTTTAATGTTGTCTTTTTGAAGTGTTTAGACCATTAACTCATCAtcttgtgttttttccccaattatTATGTATAATGAAGTACTGGCTATTTACGCCATTTTGAATGAATAAAGAATGTTGCAAAATATCTCAAGTGTGTTACTGTTTAAAATTGTGTCACTTAACCTTGGAGAGTGATGCATCCTGTTATTCATATTTCTGGCCGCTAGAGGGCAGCGTTGTAATGCGCAATGTAAGAATAATCAAGTAACCTATTTTTCTATGTACAGTACAAGGCATTTTTGTGGTCTGATTGTAACATTCTGAtacaaaagcattttgaaataaattattacaaaattGGCCAAACTCACAAGAAGTAAAAAGGGCCCCTCAAAGCTATACATGCATGTAACTTTGCACTGAATAGGTAACATTTCAATTCTGCTGCAGTCTGACACTCAAACAGAATAATGTTTAACAAGACACTACAAGTCATTCTGTTGAAAAATAGCATTATGGAGAAATGCATCATCTAATAGACAGAATGTGACACATCAGCACTCTTGTCAAAATTAATAACTAATCTTTTTGGAAAATGGTCAACTTTTTAACCACAGGACTCACTCGGCATGTTAAAAATACTGTTGTCAGGAACATGTGGAGGATTTCTTTTCCAATATTAACGGCAGCTGCTTTTCCAACACTACAAAAAACCCCATTAAATCCGACTATAAATGATAGATGAAGCAAGTCATTTCAATAATATTCAGACCTATTGGGAAATGATGGGCGATACACAAACCAAGTGGAACACACAGAAcacagttatgtttttttcctaaaatattACGAATGTCAAACGTCTGTGACGTTACATTGAGCGTTCATAGTAAATCtattctttatttaaaaataactcgTTTTTTATCGTATTACTACAAATGTGCTTTGAATTCAACGTAAGAACATtaatcatcaaaatagttgaaacAGTGACACTTGTTGAGTGGGTTATTTTTCTATTATGACAAATACAGTACGTCACGTGACGTCAGTCTTCCATAGCAATTTTACGACAAATGCCCA
This Dunckerocampus dactyliophorus isolate RoL2022-P2 chromosome 17, RoL_Ddac_1.1, whole genome shotgun sequence DNA region includes the following protein-coding sequences:
- the LOC129169790 gene encoding progestin and adipoQ receptor family member 3-like isoform X1, with the protein product MIQHVFVWLLFLNCRGVCLVSFPFLPDLPDSREAYMKMLLKVPQKLLKTAHYIELGSYQHWPVLAQQRIRLYTYEQIPLFLKENPYITDGYRAHLPSKLCLRSIFIMSNETVNIWSHLLGFILFFSLGVNDVTSVLPASGANKEDYVIYTIGLFCFQVCMLCSVGYHLFSCHRSEKTSRRWLALDYAGISVGILGCYVPGIFYAFYCNAFWRQVYLMTVLSLILAVFCTQVHPRYLSNDWRWIRVAIFCCMAGISVVPAGHWVWLNGGFTCYIVQRFLPRMIVMYLIAGSAFIFYVTKIPERYFPGQMNYLGASHQVWHVLVVVMFYWWHQTAVDIMQFRHSQPCPTRTK
- the LOC129169790 gene encoding progestin and adipoQ receptor family member 3-like isoform X3, giving the protein MKMLLKVPQKLLKTAHYIELGSYQHWPVLAQQRIRLYTYEQIPLFLKENPYITDGYRAHLPSKLCLRSIFIMSNETVNIWSHLLGFILFFSLGVNDVTSVLPASGANKEDYVIYTIGLFCFQVCMLCSVGYHLFSCHRSEKTSRRWLALDYAGISVGILGCYVPGIFYAFYCNAFWRQVYLMTVLSLILAVFCTQVHPRYLSNDWRWIRVAIFCCMAGISVVPAGHWVWLNGGFTCYIVQRFLPRMIVMYLIAGSAFIFYVTKIPERYFPGQMNYLGASHQVWHVLVVVMFYWWHQTAVDIMQFRHSQPCPTRTK
- the LOC129169790 gene encoding progestin and adipoQ receptor family member 3-like isoform X2 encodes the protein MIQHVFVWLLFLNCRGVCLVSFPFLPDLPDSREAYMKMLLKVPQKLLKTAHYIELGSYQHWPVLAQQRIRLYTYEQIPLFLKENPYITDGYRAHLPSKLCLRSIFIMSNETVNIWSHLLGFILFFSLGVNDVTSVLPASGANKEDYVIYTIGLFCFQVCMLCSVGYHLFSCHRSEKTSRRWLALDYAGISVGILGCYVPGIFYAFYCNAVHPRYLSNDWRWIRVAIFCCMAGISVVPAGHWVWLNGGFTCYIVQRFLPRMIVMYLIAGSAFIFYVTKIPERYFPGQMNYLGASHQVWHVLVVVMFYWWHQTAVDIMQFRHSQPCPTRTK